A genomic stretch from Kribbella amoyensis includes:
- the def gene encoding peptide deformylase has translation MPTFVQGRPVRRLPELTDEIRRGTPLRITEYGEEILHRPCREVTEFGAERWAGIVDNLFTTMWIAEGCGLAANQVDLDARLFVYDLTDEDGVRHLGHAFNPRVEAASGFFGDEDASEGCLSVPGARAPLARPARATLHAFDLDGRPFTLEAAGYFARCLIHETQHLDGTLYVDHLTPADRERALAESAVRRDEVFEERAARQQLLGK, from the coding sequence ATGCCGACCTTCGTCCAGGGCCGTCCGGTCCGTCGTCTGCCCGAGCTCACCGACGAGATCCGGCGGGGTACGCCGCTGCGCATCACCGAGTACGGCGAGGAGATCCTGCACCGGCCTTGCCGGGAGGTGACCGAGTTCGGCGCCGAGCGGTGGGCGGGGATTGTCGACAATCTGTTCACGACGATGTGGATCGCCGAGGGCTGCGGCCTGGCGGCGAACCAGGTCGACCTGGACGCCCGGTTGTTCGTGTACGACCTGACCGACGAGGACGGGGTTCGGCATCTCGGGCACGCGTTCAACCCGCGCGTCGAGGCGGCGTCCGGGTTCTTCGGTGACGAGGACGCGAGCGAGGGATGCCTCTCGGTCCCGGGAGCGAGGGCGCCGCTCGCACGTCCGGCCAGGGCGACCCTGCACGCGTTCGACCTGGACGGCCGCCCGTTCACGCTCGAGGCCGCGGGCTATTTCGCCCGCTGCCTCATCCATGAGACCCAGCACCTCGACGGCACCTTGTACGTCGACCACCTCACGCCGGCTGACCGAGAGCGTGCACTCGCGGAGTCCGCGGTACGCCGGGACGAGGTCTTCGAGGAACGCGCAGCACGACAGCAGCTGCTCGGCAAGTAG